Within the Salvia hispanica cultivar TCC Black 2014 chromosome 4, UniMelb_Shisp_WGS_1.0, whole genome shotgun sequence genome, the region AAAAAGGTGagttattaaattaatgaggcgaaataaaaaaataagcattcaatgattaagaaattaaaatgaaaatcaatgAATGACAAAGATGTAATCCTATCTTAATTGATTCCCAAATCCCCACTAATCCTTGGTTATAAAAAtgcctccaccaccaccaccaccaccactaccaccacccccacatatacatacatacatacaacTTTTGAATCTATTCGCATCGCCTCTGCAAAACCTGCAGAAAAAGAAGCCTAGGCCACtgtttctctctcctactcTGCGATTATTGACTCTGTTCATCTGcaaatttcatatttctacgtactttacttttccatctcacacactacacacaccacttttttttttccttcgaCAAAATCATGCTCGAGACGATTGGCTACCTAATCGGCACCGCCGGCGCCAGCGGATTCAGCAGCAAGTCCACTGCCGAGCAAGTCACCGATCTCTGCCCCGATCTCCGCCCTATCACCGCCATAATCACTGGTAATTCACCGATTAATTaatgtgttaattttttttttaatttgtgtgaaaaaaaaaaaattaaatctctGCGGCGATCGATTCGCAGGAGCGACGTCGGGGATAGGAGCGGAGACGGCTCGGGTGCTGGCGAAGCGCGGCGCGCGGCTTGTGCTGCCGGCTCGGAGCTTCAAAGCCGCCGAGGAGACGAAGGGGCGCATTTTAGCCGAGTTCCCCGGCTCCGAAATCATAGTCATGGGGCTCGATCTCAGCAAACTCGACTCGGTGCGCCGATTCGTCGCCGAGTTTGAGTCGCTCAATTTGCCTCTTAATCTTCTcatgtaattttctttttccttttttttagtgcggtttaaatatactattaataatgaatatttacattttaaaatatctttttgtAGAAATAATGCGGGGAAGTTTTCGTACGATCACGGTGTTACCGAGGATGGGATTGAGATGACTTTTGCCACAAATTATTTAggtattttactatttaatttcGTTTTATAATTGGCTAATTGTAACTGTGTAATgattagattttaattttttttgttaatatttaattagggCACTTCTTGTTAACGAAGCTACTGCTGAAGAAAATGATTGAGACGGCGAAGAGTAGCGGCGTGCAAGGAAGAATTGTGAACGTGTCTTCGAGTATTCATACCTGGTTTTCGGGTGATATGATCCATTATCTCGCCTTAATTACCAAGAATAAGAGGtcagttttattaattactcttcttttattataatttataatcataaattatattctttGTTGTTGGTATCAactgttttttccttttattttctctccaacTCAGATTTTGTCTCACACATGCGCTCTATGATTAacaaattagtttttttatatttcaat harbors:
- the LOC125218672 gene encoding short-chain dehydrogenase TIC 32 B, chloroplastic-like, yielding MLETIGYLIGTAGASGFSSKSTAEQVTDLCPDLRPITAIITGATSGIGAETARVLAKRGARLVLPARSFKAAEETKGRILAEFPGSEIIVMGLDLSKLDSVRRFVAEFESLNLPLNLLINNAGKFSYDHGVTEDGIEMTFATNYLGHFLLTKLLLKKMIETAKSSGVQGRIVNVSSSIHTWFSGDMIHYLALITKNKSEYDGTRAYALSKLANVLHTKELALRLREMEANVTANCVHPGIVRTRLTRDREGLITDLVFFLASKLLKTIPQAAATSCYVATDPRLENVNGKYFSDCNEASASKLGSSSAEAARLWAASEAMVSTPR